ACTGGACAAAGGCTACAAACATGTAAATAGTACAATGGTATGAATAAGTACAAGTCGAATTTGAGTGTTCCCATTTTATGCTCCTGTATACTACGTTTGAGAGGCAAACATTGTACTTTTTACTCCTCCGgattttaataactttatttgtttgGAAAATGTTAAATTACCCAACAGATATGGAAAATATCTTCTTTGTTTTCAACTAAAACATGTTAATGATGCTCAAATCTTCACAATCCCCTTAAATCCCATCAAGCACttcattgcacacactcataaatatcagttcaataaatgtgcctgattattTGATAATTGGTAATTCTGCCAACTAACTAACTatttaaataactaaataactaCCTAACTAGCTGACCGGCTGACAGAATGAAAACATTATCTCCTTGGTGTAGATAATAATACAGTAACAGCTAGGATATATTGTATTGTAATAAACAATCACAGGGGAGATAATTCTAGACTGTTGCAATAGCTGGTAAAATAGTTATTCATTATATCAGACAGAAGACTATccattaatattatttatttcactgtaaccccccccccccccccctccctctagCTCCGCCCCTGACGTGCACCAGTTTTAATTCTGTTTCCACTTTTAACTCATCAATCCCTAGTTGGAAAAAGATGATTGAAAAACAGGATAAATATTATTGTTGCATTCAGATTGACTTGAGTGTTTGACTAAATACAGACTGACACCAGAAAAGGAGGCAAGAAGCAAactgagagggagaagaagaagaagatcctgGCTGACCGCAGGAAGACTTTCAACATTGATCATCTGAACGAAGATAAACTCAAGTAAGACAGACCTCTGCATAGAGCTGGTTCATGCTAGATGTTGGATAAACCCGAAGCTCGATTGAATACgttttacatttcatcatcaggGAGAAGGCCAATGAGCTGTGGCAGTGGCTGATGGGTCTGGAAGCTGAGAAGTTTGACCTCAGTGAGAAACtcaaaagacagaaatatgatGTGAGTTATTTCTTTTATAATGCAATGATGTCACTTAAGTTAAAACAAGGTATTACGATAGAACTCAAACACAGAACCTGAAAGAGCCTGtccattttaaatgtgttaaggGATTATTGAAGGAAATACCTCAGTGTGAGGCCGTCTTATCCTTAGTTAGAGTCAATCATTAATGATTGTTCCATTGTCTTATTTGTGATGTAGTATCTCTGAGGGAAAAAATGGGATCAGAACCCTAAATTAAAGCTGGTCCTCCAAGTTACACCATGCATTTGGTGCATTCTAGTTTCTAGAGTGATGTTAGCAGCCTCTACTGGACATGTCAGGTATCGTAAGTGTGTTTCGTTGTTGCTTAACAAGGTTTGTGTCCTTCCAGATTAACCAGCTTCTTGCTCGAGTCCAGGATCACCAGAGGTAAGAACAGAAACCCCTCAATACAGTGGATTTACATCCCGACTATAGATACTGGACTTGTGTCTGTTTTGATTTTCTTACTTGTCCAAATAAatcttttcttctgtttgtagagaataaatatttaaataaacatcaatatatAGTTAGACCTTCACACATTTTGTCTGGTTTCAGTCATGAAATCGGTTACAGTTTAAAGTTCTTTATTTCGCAGACTCTCAGCCACAAACCTCTGAGTTTATTCATTGCATACTGTAGTGAATTTATATTGTGTAATCTGGTTCATTTAAGCAGTTTTGTTGATCAGACTGGAACAGGTTGTAAGTGATAAACCTaagtgaaaaatacatttaaaaaactgtcCCAGAGAAACGTTTTAACTTATCTGTGAAATATATTCGTGCCTATGAAGcagataaatatatttttttatctcaaGACAAATGTGCGTGGAAACGTCCTATAAAACAACttagtatttttatattttctatttgaTCATAACTGGAGAAAACTGAGACGGATTTTGCAAATTTTGTACCATCATAATGTAAAAGCACTTATAGAGACAATATGTTTAAAGccatttgtgtctgtttttaacTAAACTATTTTGAGCCAAAACACAACCTATTGATCAGCTCCTTGGTTTCACTGCTGAATGGTTTCCTCTGCTGTTCCATTTCAGTGCCAAAGGTCGTGGCAAGGGTAAGCTGGGCGGCCGGCTGAGGTAAAGCCGCTTCAGGACGAGGCGGACCGAGACACAAGGCGGTCGGCCCATGTGTCTGATGTGTATTCATTGTTCTGTTGTGTTGGATTACGTGTCACTAAACATGATATCATAACAATAAATAACTCATTACATccactctgctgcagtttgtttgtttctgtgaaacTTTGTTGAACATAAAGATTAAGAGCAGAAGATGTTATACAAAAGCTCAATAATGCCAGAATCATTCAGCCACATCTCACTGAAGGCAATGAAACTGGTGTAAACACAACACTACAAGATCAAAGTATCTTCTGTTATATTATTAGTGCCAGTTTTAAAGATGCAGCAGTAACATAACAGTGGATAAACAGCCGTGTGTTACTCATCTTAAGCCACAACACAGAAGTGTTTGAATGAAAATGATGATGAGCCCTTCAAATCATCCAGTATAAAACCTCTGAGTCAAAGTAAAGAGCTTCAGTTCAGAGTTGATCAGTTTGAGTCAGATAGAAGGAAGTCCCTCTCTTCTTTACTGCACTGGAACTCATTTAAATATCAATCTCATCAAGCTAACATCCTGATGCAGGATGTAGATTATATATTATGATATATGTAGATTACAGACTGTGAATGAACCTGTACACAAAGTCTGGTGAATGAAATGGATTTCACAGAAACAACcgtgtttattcatttttactCTTTCATTGAAATCACAAAGTATTCCTTAAACAAAACGGAGGACAACGTCCCGATATGAACAGGAACGAAATTAAGTTTATACGATGCCTGTAACCATGGCAACTCTGCAAAACGAAGAATAAGCTCTGTCGCTATGGTAACAGTGGGTTAGAACAACATGGACTGCAGCGACTTGCGGACGGTGGCCATCTCCTGCTGTTGCTGTGGAAACACATCAATAACACAATTAAGGACAAGTTGAAGACGCacaattttgtattattattataactaaaGAATAAAGGCGTGACGTAAGAAACATCTGATATATTTTATGGGTTTCACCCATTTTAGTTGGTAAGTCTTTTATTGTTACTGCAGTTgtatgtttaatatttttttgtgtttaatgtatGTTGTGCTGTAGCTTTATTTCACAATAGTGGAAAAGCTGAACTATTAAAATTTAGTTATTTTCTGTGAGTTTAGActttttgtaaataataaaaagatcCAATATTAAACCAATATCCCAGTTTAAAGCTGATTCAGACAAGCACTGAACTCCAGGGATCCTCCGCATTTTCTCCAGAggacgtgcatgtgtgaacgcaagtGTCTGAGTGTGAGCCTCTGGATCTCTGAGGACTTTCTCCCCCTGAACTCCTTTATAAAGTataaatccaggagaagtgTGATGAGCTTCTAACAtgtgacagagacaaacattaagaaactaaaagaaaacaaatatctttgGTGGATAACTGGTGACACGCtcgtagaagacacagatgaagatgtgaagagtctgtggtgataagagctgatgaCGGTGTAAagtgatgtaaacatgatcacgtgATCTACGCAGCAGAGTTcaaacatcacttcctgtctctgtctgctgcacccggctgctccacctctcacctgaagaacgaggaggatttgatgctgttgtgaacgagtgtgtgcagagaacctgctgctgtgttgttcaggtgTGAAACACTAActctggagaaactctggagattTTACCTggagctcatgtctgaaaacaacttgactctgattctttTTACATAAACATATTGAAAGTTAACATTCAACAGCTTAATTGTTATTatctttttataaaatgttagaTTCAATTTGAAGTGTTAACATGTGGATGGCAATGTTGCTACTTTAACGCACATCAAACTGCCGTCTGTCAATCAACTCTGACTCACTGTGTCCATGAGGATCTTCTTCTGCAGGGTGGCCATCTCCTTCCTCAGCTCCTGTTGAGCTCCCTGCAGGAAGCTGTCGTGGCTCTTCTCCATGTCCTCCATGTTCTGGAGCAAACAGACGACTTCACTTCAACCATGTTAAAACCAGTGGGAACGCCCCGTACTAGTAGTTCTCATACCTcacatttacttttactttacgtTTTTAATCATCACTTCTCTGCAGTATTAACATAACTACTAATAATGTGGTAAATAAATCAGTGAACACGGCCTGGATCTGGATAAGCAGAAGATAAATGCATTAGgcaatttaaaatgaataatttgtcttgtttttttattaccacaGCACATGGGACATtatttcacatcacatcacacacacacacacacacacacacacacacacacacacacacacacacacacacacacacacacacacacacacacacacacacacacacacacacacacacacacacacacacacacacacacacacacgcgcgcttAAGAAACATGACTACCTACTGCAACCTAGAAAATCATATCATCATATCATTTTCAAGTTGAATTTTAACTTGACATTTAATTCTACTTCTGTCCCTCCGGCCAGATGGTACCAGACTAAAAGCAGGAATCTTTTCTGGAGGCGTTCTGTGGGTGTCAGTGGAGAACAACAACCAACATGAACACATTCAACATCCACGTCAGTTCAAACAGCTTCACCTTCACAAACTGCTCGTACAGCTCTCTGACCGTCTTCAGCTTCTGGTTCTGCACGACCCGGGCCTGCTGCAGGATCTTCTGCTGCTGTCGGAACAGattctgcagagaggagagttCATCACGAACATGTTCTGCACTTACAGAACATCTAGACAACAGGTCAGTACTTTAGTCGTGGCAttaaatgttgtattaaaaaaaacacacttgctGTTAAATTTAACATTATTCCACTACAACAACAGTGTTAAAAAGTCATGATTCATGACTTTTTACTGTGCACATCatgaatacagacacacacatcataatTCTAATCCTTGTCTCATGTCATTTTACAAGAACTTACAGGGAGCAGTTTTGCAAGTTGCTAAATGAATAAGTTCTCTTCTGGTTGACTAGCATACGAACAGAGTTTTCTGACAACAAGGCGTTGGACGTTGGGACCCCACTGAATGTATACGTGTATTTGGGATGTGTATACCtaatctatataaatatatttatacgtGAAGCGTTTTCTGAAGtggtataaaaataaatacaaaatagaacTAGTGGTCACAGAGCATCAAACCTGTGACCTTGTCTAACCAATCAACCAAGAAAGTCGAACTGACGTtgagcttctcctcctgctcctcagctcgCTGGGCTTCAGTCTCCCACTGCTGCAGCGCGGTGGAAACCTGCTGCGAGTACTGCTGGCTCATCTTctgcctgcagacacacaatacATGACGTGAACATCCGTATAAATTTTCCAAAGGGATGAAATGTTATGAAATAACAACGAAAGCACATATGTGTGGAGGACGTCCGACAGAAAGAACTGGCAGCAGAAAGTCCAACCTCTGGCCGTGATAGTTGCTCCACAGTTGCTCCAGTTTGTGTTGACTTCCCTTCATGTAGCTCTTTGTCAGACACTCCAGACGTTTCTTCTTGGCCTGCATCACCTTGCTGATGTCAGCTGGAGGCAGATCAAACTTCACTGCATTAGACTTTCACTTTTTGCAGAACAGATCTGCATGTTTTCACTTCTCAATACAAGAGAACTGCTGctgacagagaaaagaaaagctgcaaacCTCCGAACTTCTCCAGCATCGTCTGGACCTCGTTTCTGTGGAAACAAAGTTACTCTGTTAAGTACTACGCTACTGGGAAAACAGTAGTAATAGTAGAGTAATCGCAGAGTAAAATATGTGAGAATGTTTCATAGTATCTAAATTAAGTATTGATAGTagagtgtgtatatataacATTATCTAAATGAAGTAGTGCTGTTAGATTGTGTATATTTCACAGTATCTAAATGAGGTAGTGTGTATATTTCACAGTATCTATATATAGTAATGGAAGTAGAGTGTTTATAAATGAAGTAGAGTGTGTAGGTCacagtatttaaatgtattagtagtagtagtagtagtagagtGTGTACATTTCACAGTATCAAAATGAAGTAGAGTGTGTATGTCACACTGTCTAGTAGTAGAGTGTGTCTATTTCACATTATCTAAATGAAGTAGTAGTGTGTATATTTCACAGTATCTAAATGAAGAAGTGGTATATGTCACAGTATCTAAATGAAGTAGAGTGTTATATGTCACAGTATTTGatgaagtagtagtagtagagtTTGTATATATGTCAGAGTATTTAAATGtagtactagtagtagtagAGTGTGTACATTTCAAAGTATCAAAATgaagtagagtgtgtgtgtgtttatttcacagTATCTAAatgaagtagtagtagtagtgtgtATATTTAACAGTATTtgatgtagtagtagtagagtGTGTATATATGTCACAGTATTTGatgaagtagtagtagtagagtGTGTATATGTCACAGTATTTGATGAAGTAGTAGTAGAAGAGTGTGTACATAAGTACCCGACAGCACATGAAGCCTCCTCCACATCAGACGCAGCTCGTTTCTTTGGTACTTTGTCCACTGTGGGAGTTTGATCTTAGAAAATGGAAACTGTGGTTTAATGTGGTGTTACTTCAATAAAAAGTTGTATCTCCATCTTCACTCACCTTCTATCACTTCATCTTCTGATCCACtcatctctttcttcttttcctcagtGAAGTCGAAAACTTTGTCACatttctcctccacctgcttcctcctcacctgTTTCCTCGCTGACGCCATTTCCAATTTGAACACTGCAAACTGTGGCTAACGGTGTattaagctaacgttagcttagcCTGCGCTGCTAACAGAGCTAGCTTCACTAAAACACAGCTGGACACAACTGGAGTGTAACTTCAACTCTTCAACTCAAAGACAAGTGTTGTTTAAACCTTTAACCACGGGAAGCTCCAGCAGCAACCAGCTTACACCAGGCTAAGCCAATGTGGCTAACAAATAGAGATCACATGAAACCGTGGAAAGATCTGGAAACTTTTCTAACTAAACCAGtttctttatacatttttcCTGCGATTTaaagtcttttatttattagtattattaattATAGAAACTAAAGTACTttctttataaatgttttaaagtctctataaaacatatttattattctatttataAGTAATATAAATTATTACGTATTAAAACTAAACTagtttctttatatatatttcctgTGATTAAAAGTCTTTAATTTATTAGTAGTTTTTATtactaagtatttaaactaaactAGTTTCTTTATAAACATGTACTGTGATttagtcttttatttattagtattatcaattattaaaacTAAACTAGTTTCTTCATGTTTCTGTAATTTAAAGTCTATAATATATTAGTAGTATCTGCCAAAATATATCGAGTCTCATGCAGTATTGTTGGTTTGAATGTTTGAATTTGTCGTTTGTGCTTGCTTCAGCATAAGAACAAAATAAAGCGAAGTCATTGTTACAGTTCTGttgcctctttttcttcttcatatcAGGGGGAAAATATTGCTCCACGTCTTTTTACCAAAGCTTGGTTATATGACACTTTAACAGGTCATGAAAGTACctgcaatgtgtttgtgtttgtttatgagtGCGTGTCCAGCTGTCTAACAATAGACTGGGTGCTACAATCACAAAAGTGTGGGACTATGTATCCTTGATGCTGAATCATATTGTAAAAGCAACGAATAACATTTCATGGAACTGTTTGAGGAAtcgaaaaaaaaactacagttCACTAATGTGATAATCAGTTTAGTAATTTTTcaccaattacatttttttaaatgacaaaaataatcaCCATATCTACATAAGTGTCCAAATGTGGTTCAAAACTGGACTGTTCTAGggctgaataaaaataataccgTTATTACCAGGAAACATGGATGTAGCTAAATGGTATTTGTTGCTAAATGGTCAATGTTGTTTTACAATGAGAATATTTCATTAAGTTAATTTCTTTGGAAAAAATAGCAGTGGGCacatttttaatgaaagaaGTAACATGATAAATAGCGTCTACAGCACGTGTTTTCATTTCTAGCTTTAATTCAAATCTACGTTCAGAGCAGTCATTCCTCAGCGAGGCTCCACATAGTGGTGATGTATAACATTCTCTGTATATTCATCGTTTTAGTTacataagaaaaatataaaactctATGACAGGAGCAAGTGATGGTGATAATTGCTGCCGTTCTTTAAATTTCAAGTCCTTACTGTACATTAAAACTATGTTTAGATACACACATATCCACACCAGTGCATTTTCAGGTTGTTCGTTTCTGCAGCCTCAAGTGATGGGAGATTCTAGGGGTTCTGGAGGGTCGAGGGTCTGTGGGAGTTGAAGCGAGGAAGCTGATGAAGAGAGGCCGTCCTCACCACATGTGGGTTTCTCTGATCTCTGCTATGACCTGGCTGGCTTTCTGCAACGCCTGCACACATCCGTGGACAAAAAATGGAAAGGGTGTCAATTAAACAACTCTGTCATTTGTATTCCTGAGGCAAACTTTGTGGGTAAACACTGAGGAAAAGTGTTTCTACTTTAGCTAGAACTTATTCAggaaatgtttgatattcaggaCATATTGCTCCTCCTGATTGGCAGCTCCTCTGACatgtcagtcacaagtcagtcttaAGCAGTATTCAGGCCCATGTGAACTGTTTTGCTACAGGAAACAACAAACTAAACCTAAACTCTGACAACAGCAACATTTCATAAAAATTTGGATTTTGCAATCACCCAGTCGTCGCGtcttctgctgtttttttatGGATATTTGAATGACTTTGTCTCTTCATGTGCAATGTTCAACCATCAAGCTCTCTCATGacatgacacaaacaaaaccacTTTAAATGAGAACCTGACCATTGTTTTAGGACAGTTGAAAATGGTGAACCTATCCTTTAGAGTttaagaataaatatatgtCTAAGCTTCTCGTtactttaatttgaatttattttaaattgtaaacttctgttttaaaaaccttttgaaacacacacattttaaataaacaatagtGACAAGTgctatttttgtgtgtgagagtgactgATTTTGGATATTCTCATAGCTTTCCCCACAACCCCTGACAAATGTGTAACCTTGAGCATGTCGGCAGCCTCGTTGCGTCTCTGTGCCATGTCCTCGGACTCCGTCAGCAGGTCGTCCAGCAGAGCCGCCTTGTATAACTGACCCACCAGTTCACTCTGCAGGGAGTCTTTCACGTGGTTCACCAGGAAATGCATCACGGCCTTCGGTACACTGAGGCCAAAAGACAAcagcagagaaggaggagacagTGGAACACATGAGAAGGGACGAATCATGTCTAAATTTCAAAAACAGCCTCAGGGGGGACAAAAAAAATTAACGAGCAAGGACAGTTAAATGTATACCTGTCCTGGATGTTCTTCCGTACAATGAGAAAATATGACTTGATGAGTCTCTCGATAACCTCACAGTCCCTCTGCTCTCGCGCCGACAACTTCCTTGACACTGGAACaggctgaaaatgaaaatcatCCACTTATTAGTGCCCAAGTGGAATGTGATCAGGAACATTTATACATAAACAACAGTAGAGCAAAGAagtcttaatttttttaaatatacagtatttttatgaataaaacCGTATACACCAAGTTAGAATATGTTTTCAAAACTATGATATAAAGTGCACATGATTCCACTTATTCCATTAAGTGTTTTGAAAGTGTCTGAtattgtgagcgtgtgtgtgagactcaCCACATCTAGGAGGTTGACAGCATAGCCTTTCTGTTGCATTGCAGGAAGTGGATAAAGTGCTGCTGGTCTGTCTCCAGCTGCAAACTCCTCTCCCTTCTTCAACATGCCCCTCCAGTTCCCCATCCCGCTGTCTGTCTGCTCGCTGACATTCTGACCACTCTGAGAGCCACCGGCCACCACCtatacagagaggagagagacggtGGGTGAGGATGACTCCTGCTCAGGGACTTATAAAGGACTGGCATTATATCATGTGAGAAGGAAGTTAGTTAAACAAGTTACATCAACAAGAAAACTGTGCAAAGATATGAGAAAATGtgtgttcatttaaaaaaaaaaaaacaacaacttctgTTTCATGCCATAAGTGGTATGTTATGTTATTCTAATTTAAAGTAAGTatagtaaataataaaataaaatcatttattttaaccATTGTCTTCAatcataattaaaaaatgttggttACATGGACCATGGCAGAAGATTAAGACATTTGAGAAatgtctttatatttaaataaaacacgaCATGCAGAGTGAAAATCGGAGGTCAGATCAGTTAAGGTAGAAGCTGGCCCTTAGACAACACTGTATTGCCGGGACATAACAATAACATCATTAAGGGCCTGGAGGTGGGCAGAGGATAAATGTGGGCAGGCAGTGAGTGAACGGGACACACCTTGGTGACCTGGCCTTCAGGGAAGAGCTCAGTGGGGGAGGGGGACTGCCCATCTGGGCCTCTAAGGGACTAAAGAAAGACATCAGAAAAGAGTGGACAGAGAACTGACAGGAGCTAGTAGTAGAGGGAACTTAACATAATGAGACGAAAACTTGGTTTCTTAAGTTGGAGACCGGACTCCATGCATATGTGcagaaaatattttacaaaagcCTTTTACAAGAAAACAGTGACTCTCACCGAGACGGACTGTACCTTGTCTCTGGGGACAGCAGAGGGCAGGTCTCTCATTCTGTTGCGTCTCTGCTCCTACAAAAATACCCAGAAAGAAAATCAATTAAGAATGTTGATAGTAAAACATGGGTTTGACAGATAAGATAATTCACAGTTAAAATTACCAACCTGACATTCTATTTGAGAAACATAAAACACTTAATTTATTAAATGCactgcatgcatgcatgcatatatatatatatatatatatatatatatatatatatatatatatatatgtaatctGTAGATGCTCAATTCTTACTTCTATGTTATTGTTCATGAGGCCACAGGCATCAGCGAAGTCGGGATGTTTAGTGTTGATATAGGCCAGCTCGATGGCAACAAGGTTATGAACCTGAAAAGACATTTAGaacattgattaaaaaaaaactgattgtgTGAATGAACTTCCTAGAAAATTGCTCAGTGGTGTTTATGGTGAGCAGGTCCTTACCATTTCATTGGTGACAGGGAGTCTCTTTCTTAGTAATGCAGTGACCACTTCTACAATGGCATCGTGGAGCTTTGGAAACCTCAGCAACTCCTGCAAAGAAGAAACAATCACCAGAGTTTTAATGAGAGGCTGcagttttgtgtatttaaaccaTACCtttaggctacatccacactacttgTGTGGATGTATGTTTCTATGGTTACACTTGCTGGCCACACTGCTCTGGAGTTTTCAAGTGCCTAAAACTGTGAACTTTGGAAACAGCGCCAGCccttctttattttgaaaactctcGGGCTGCATTTCAGTCTGGACGTGCAAAAATGGAGACCCCGGTTGCTTCTTTTCAGTCATGACGAGACTACAagtggtgaatgtaaaactagaACCCTTAATGTCAGTAACAGTTCCAGCTCAATGGTAATCTTTTCACCATTGATGTTCCTTGCTTGTAATATTTCCAATAACTAAGCTACGAACAGCAGAgtagacaatctgcttcctgtttccatCAGCACTCACATGCCCAGTGTACGTAAATGGTCATGTGATATATGTTTTCAGGCATGTTAGTATGGAGAGATATTATAACTGATACAGGCtgtttttaaactaaaatgtATTAGTAAGGATGTAGCCTTAGTTTCCAGtgctatctgtgtgtgtacatgtgagctCACCTGTGTGCTGTAGTTGCTGCAGTGTTGGATGATCCTCTGCATCTCCTCGTGAACCAGCTCCACGCAGCGAAGACTGGGCTCCTCTAGACGCTTGACCTGTCGCTTCACCAGCAGCTCGAACGAAACCTCAGGCACGAACAAAGCAGGCCTGGGGCCCTGTACAAGCACAATGAAACCTTCAGTCTGaaaaaaagtcatttaaaatacaaattctGAGCTGGAGAGGAGGCAAAAACCCACCGTTGCATTTCTGATTGCAGTGAGTACGTCAATGGTGGACAGCCCGCCCAGAGGATCTACTGATTCCAACGTGCGACCAAACGTCTCATGAAATATGTAACAGATTCTTGCGCCACCACATCTGCAATAAAGAGTAAAATGCGATAAACATACAAGCAGAATTTGTCAGGAGTGAGCAATTCCTAGTAGTGCTAGGTATCTGCAGTTCAGTACTCACAGTTCAGTTGTCTCAATGTACTTGGCCGTGCCCTCTATGGTGTGACAGTACTCGGCAGCAAACTTGGTGATGAGCTGCAGCAACGTGGAGTTCTTGTCATCAACGGGTTCGCCGTAGCTGTTGAGTAAAGACTGGTACTGAGCTGACAGCACGTTGATCCTGGTCTTCAGCTCAGGAAGACAGTCTCTGATGTGGTGCATCAGTAACCTGTAACATTACAAAAAGGTGacacatttttctttattttcacagaTTATTGGGATCAATATTTGTTGATTTACCATAAAAGCTATTTCATTATAAGGTCAAATTAATACATAAATACTAACTCCTTACCTGTTCAATGTTCGGGCCAGATATTTGGTTCCATTTCTGTTTGTGAGGGAGGGGTACTTCTTTTGTAGGAAGGCATATTCATCACGGATTGCATCTGCCACACACTTCCTTTGATTGATATCTAACTGACTCCTAAAACATACAACAAAAATACTCATTAAAAAGGTGTCAGACTTTCTGTCAAGAACCTTTTGGGCCTTTTTGTCATAGGTGGCTGAATTCAGACTGATATAATGGGGTGAATATGACATGTTACCTGTTGACTACACCAATAATGCCCAGTTTGACTGGAATGACTCTGCCCATCAATATGTCCATAGCATCTGTACCAGCATCCATCAGATCCAGCTTGGTTACCACAGCTAGCGTCCTCCTacctaaccacacacacacacacagacacccctTACTACAAAAACACTGCTGTGATGAGGCAGAAAAGCTGTACATGACTAAAGGGTATAAAATAacgtgaaaagagaaaaaa
Above is a genomic segment from Pleuronectes platessa chromosome 7, fPlePla1.1, whole genome shotgun sequence containing:
- the LOC128445126 gene encoding dynamin-1-like protein isoform X7, which encodes MEPLIPVINKLQDVFNTVGADIIQLPQIVVVGTQSSGKSSVLESLVGRDILPRGTGIVTRRPLILQLVHIDPEDRRKTSEENAIEGEEWGKFLHTKNKIYTDFEEIRSEIEAETDRISGNNKGVSDESIHLKIFSPHVVNLTLVDLPGITKLPVGDQPVDIEFQIKELIIKYISNPNSIILAVTAANTDLATSEALKVARDVDPDGRRTLAVVTKLDLMDAGTDAMDILMGRVIPVKLGIIGVVNRSQLDINQRKCVADAIRDEYAFLQKKYPSLTNRNGTKYLARTLNRLLMHHIRDCLPELKTRINVLSAQYQSLLNSYGEPVDDKNSTLLQLITKFAAEYCHTIEGTAKYIETTELCGGARICYIFHETFGRTLESVDPLGGLSTIDVLTAIRNATGPRPALFVPEVSFELLVKRQVKRLEEPSLRCVELVHEEMQRIIQHCSNYSTQELLRFPKLHDAIVEVVTALLRKRLPVTNEMVHNLVAIELAYINTKHPDFADACGLMNNNIEEQRRNRMRDLPSAVPRDKVVAGGSQSGQNVSEQTDSGMGNWRGMLKKGEEFAAGDRPAALYPLPAMQQKGYAVNLLDVPVPVSRKLSAREQRDCEVIERLIKSYFLIVRKNIQDSVPKAVMHFLVNHVKDSLQSELVGQLYKAALLDDLLTESEDMAQRRNEAADMLKALQKASQVIAEIRETHMW
- the LOC128445126 gene encoding dynamin-1-like protein isoform X1, translating into MEPLIPVINKLQDVFNTVGADIIQLPQIVVVGTQSSGKSSVLESLVGRDILPRGTGIVTRRPLILQLVHIDPEDRRKTSEENESKKNGRLYRAIEGEEWGKFLHTKNKIYTDFEEIRSEIEAETDRISGNNKGVSDESIHLKIFSPHVVNLTLVDLPGITKLPVGDQPVDIEFQIKELIIKYISNPNSIILAVTAANTDLATSEALKVARDVDPDGRRTLAVVTKLDLMDAGTDAMDILMGRVIPVKLGIIGVVNRSQLDINQRKCVADAIRDEYAFLQKKYPSLTNRNGTKYLARTLNRLLMHHIRDCLPELKTRINVLSAQYQSLLNSYGEPVDDKNSTLLQLITKFAAEYCHTIEGTAKYIETTELCGGARICYIFHETFGRTLESVDPLGGLSTIDVLTAIRNATGPRPALFVPEVSFELLVKRQVKRLEEPSLRCVELVHEEMQRIIQHCSNYSTQELLRFPKLHDAIVEVVTALLRKRLPVTNEMVHNLVAIELAYINTKHPDFADACGLMNNNIEEQRRNRMRDLPSAVPRDKVQSVSSLRGPDGQSPSPTELFPEGQVTKVVAGGSQSGQNVSEQTDSGMGNWRGMLKKGEEFAAGDRPAALYPLPAMQQKGYAVNLLDVPVPVSRKLSAREQRDCEVIERLIKSYFLIVRKNIQDSVPKAVMHFLVNHVKDSLQSELVGQLYKAALLDDLLTESEDMAQRRNEAADMLKALQKASQVIAEIRETHMW
- the LOC128445126 gene encoding dynamin-1-like protein isoform X4, translating into MEPLIPVINKLQDVFNTVGADIIQLPQIVVVGTQSSGKSSVLESLVGRDILPRGTGIVTRRPLILQLVHIDPEDRRKTSEENAIEGEEWGKFLHTKNKIYTDFEEIRSEIEAETDRISGNNKGVSDESIHLKIFSPHVVNLTLVDLPGITKLPVGDQPVDIEFQIKELIIKYISNPNSIILAVTAANTDLATSEALKVARDVDPDGRRTLAVVTKLDLMDAGTDAMDILMGRVIPVKLGIIGVVNRSQLDINQRKCVADAIRDEYAFLQKKYPSLTNRNGTKYLARTLNRLLMHHIRDCLPELKTRINVLSAQYQSLLNSYGEPVDDKNSTLLQLITKFAAEYCHTIEGTAKYIETTELCGGARICYIFHETFGRTLESVDPLGGLSTIDVLTAIRNATGPRPALFVPEVSFELLVKRQVKRLEEPSLRCVELVHEEMQRIIQHCSNYSTQELLRFPKLHDAIVEVVTALLRKRLPVTNEMVHNLVAIELAYINTKHPDFADACGLMNNNIEEQRRNRMRDLPSAVPRDKSLRGPDGQSPSPTELFPEGQVTKVVAGGSQSGQNVSEQTDSGMGNWRGMLKKGEEFAAGDRPAALYPLPAMQQKGYAVNLLDVPVPVSRKLSAREQRDCEVIERLIKSYFLIVRKNIQDSVPKAVMHFLVNHVKDSLQSELVGQLYKAALLDDLLTESEDMAQRRNEAADMLKALQKASQVIAEIRETHMW